A stretch of DNA from Anaerobacillus isosaccharinicus:
CTGTTTAGCAAAAACACAGGTCTCTGCGAAGCCGCAAGGCGAAGTATAGGGGCTGACACCTGCCCGGTGCTGGAAGGTTAAGAGGAGGGGTTATCCTTAGGGAGAAGCTCTGAATTGAAGCCCCAGTAAACGGCGGCCGTAACTATAACGGTCCTAAGGTAGCGAAATTCCTTGTCGGGTAAGTTCCGACCCGCACGAATGGTGTAACGATTTGGATACTGTCTCAACGAGAGACCCGGTGAAATTATATTACCTGTGAAGATGCAGGTTACCCGCGACAGGACGGAAAGACCCCATGGAGCTTTACTGTAGCTTGATATTGGATTTTGGTACAATTTGTACAGGATAGGTAGGAGCCAGAGAACCCGGAGCGCCAGCTTCGGTGGAGGCGTCGGTGGGATACTACCCTGATTGTATTGAAATTCTAACCTAGGACCGTGATCCGGTTCGGGGACAGTGTCAGGTGGGCAGTTTGACTGGGGCGGTCGCCTCCTAAACAGTAACGGAGGCGCCCAAAGGTTCCCTCAGAATGGTTGGAAATCATTCGTAGAGTGCAAAGGCAAAAGGGAGCTTGACTGCGAGACCTACAAGTCGAGCAGGGACGAAAGTCGGGCTTAGTGATCCGGTGGTTCCGCATGGAAGGGCCATCGCTCAACGGATAAAAGCTACCCTGGGGATAACAGGCTTATCTCCCCCAAGAGTCCACATCGACGGGGAGGTTTGGCACCTCGATGTCGGCTCATCGCATCCTGGGGCTGAAGTAGGTCCCAAGGGTTGGGCTGTTCGCCCATTAAAGCGGTACGCGAGCTGGGTTCAGAACGTCGTGAGACAGTTCGGTCCCTATCCGTCGCGGGCGTAGGAAATTTGAGAGGAGCTGTCCTTAGTACGAGAGGACCGGGATGGACACACCGCTGGTGTACCAGTTGTTCCGCCAGGAGCATAGCTGGGTAGCTACGTGTGGAAGGGATAAGTGCTGAAAGCATCTAAGCATGAAGCCCCCCTCGAGATGAGATTTCCCTTGGAGTTAATCCAGTAAGACCCCTTAAAGATGATGAGGTTGATAGGTCTCGGGTGGAAGCACGGCGACGTGTGGAGCTGAGAGATACTAATCGGTCGAGGACTTATCCTATAAATAAGATTGAATTCTTACTCAAGTCTTAAATGTGTGTTATCTAGTTTTCAGGGAATGATCCTTGAACTTAATATTTACTGCTCAATTTAGTGGTTGTGCTCCTGCGGTACTCCTTGCGTCGTATCCTCGTCGCAAAGCTGCAAGAAGTAAATCATGAAGCATCTCACGATGTAATTGAGGTCAGTAGCTTGTCTAGTGGCGATAGCGAAGAGGTCACACTCGTTCCCATGCCGAACACGATCGTTAAGCTCTTCAGCGCCGATGGTAGTTGGGGGTTTCCCCCTGTGAGAGTAGGACGTTGCTAGGCGAAAAAAGCACACCAATTATGGTGTGCTTTTTTTGTGTGTCTTGAAGTCTAAAAAATTGTGCATCTGAGTCTTCTATAGTAAAGCTTCGTAGCGTAACTCATCGATGTAGCAACATGAAGAAATTCAGTGAAGTAATTAATGATGGTACAAATAAGCAATTACCAAAAATAACGTATGAAATTTCGAGAAGTAGGTCGTTTTTTTTTGTTAAAATTAAAGGGTAATCACATATCAATTACACCTCTATTCAATGGGTGTGAAATATATTCTATCTATGTGATTTATGGTCGATTTAAATGTAAATCTTTGTGTCAATTACCATTTGGATATTTATGTTAAAAAAATATTCAGTTTGTGAAAAGTACACTTAAAGTAACGAAGTAGAATAATTCAAGAAAGGATTAATGCTTTTATATGGAATTTATTTACAAACATACTGAAAGTTGAAGTATAGTAATCGGAGGTAAAAATTATGTTTATTTTGTATGCTGCTCTAACTTTTATTATATTAGTTTATGTTATCGCTCCTTTCTTGAATTTGATTAATATGTCTCAAGATTTCTTCGCTATATGGGTTATTCCATCAATAATTATAGGTTTATTAATAAGCATAAACCAAAAATTATCAGTGTTAATATCTAAAGATAAAGAAAATACAAAAGACCCAATTTTAACTGATGAAGAAATTGAAAAAGAGTTAGAAAATATTTACGATGAAAAATAGATACATTAGGCACTACAGTGGCGTTAGCTTAATAAAGGTTATGCGCTGTTCTGTTAAAAAGGAGAATACTTATTAAAAAGCGTGAAATTTTTGCTAATTATCCAATTAGCAAATTAAAACTTGCCAAAAAAACATTATTATTTTCCCTTATACTTTTAATTTCACTGGGGTTGTTGTTCAGTTATATGAATCACTTGAAGTTGTTTTCCTATGGGACCCTGTTTTTGCCATAATATTTATTGTTGGTTGTAGTTCAATCGATTTAGAAAGGTTAAAGGAAACAAGCGTGCGGACCATATCGGGAAAATAACTAAAATAGATAATGAAGGAAATAGGATTTTGGTTAGTGAACTAATCACGAAGAACAATGAATGGTAGGCAGCTTCTATTGTATTAAAGATGCAATTAATTGATTAACTGAAACTAATTCCAAAGTAAAAACGTAACCTTAAGTAATGAACAGGATTGTGAAATAGGAGGTGGGAAATTCATTGTACGAAATATGGTTTGTACTAGTTATTGTTTTTTTTGGGATAGCTATTTTTTTCAAGATAAAAAACACAATTAATAAGGAAAGATGGATAGTTCTAGCCCATTCTGATGTTACTAAGATAAATATTTACAAATTACAGAATCTATTGACCAATAATGGGATTAAATCAAGAGTTGAATTTGACGATGCTCGTACCAACCATGCAGTTAGAGGCTATTACATTGGTAATAAAGGTTCTATTCGTAAGTTGATGGTTCAAGAAAAAGATTTGGCTAATGCTAAACCACTATTAGAAGAAAATAAATAGTAGTTATTGTACTAGAGGGCATTAGTGCAAAAGGAGTTGCGAATTGCAGCTCCTTTTTAAAAGATTATTTTTGAAGCAGTAGCCAGGATAAGACGAACGAGTGCGTGGTACTACTGATATCCCGTCAACTATACTGTCCATCCCCTACTCGTAGACATGTTTTAGGCTGGTTGAGACAATGATTTCGAAACAAGCGAAGCTATGATACTAGGAGATGGAAAGTAGTGTTAGCTATGTTCGTATGAGAAAGGAGTAACTTATTAACCATAATTAGTGCGACCAAATAATTGATTGGAGGACTTAATATGGTGAACTGGAGACAAATTCGAGAAAAAGGTAAAAAACGATTTGTCTTGTTGTCGGGATTGGTTTTATCAGTTCCATTAGCTCTTGACTACTATATAATTAAGCTCCTTTTAAGTTCATTTGAAATAGAGTTTGTCTTTTTTGAATTGATAATTGTTTGGAGTATTTGCTTGTTTTTGGGGTTAACATTCGCTTTATATGCTTGGAATAGAATGGAGAAGGACTGGCTTAACAAAATTCCGTATTTAAGAAACGAAAGCGATAGTTGAGGAGCGCGTTGCAACGGGTCCTCTTCATACCGAAGTATAGAGCAGAATACTTCAATATGAAATAACCGAAAAATTATTTTTGTGCTGGGAGGATTAGTTTTGACAAAAAGGAATGTTTTGTTAGCTTTGGTGATATTAACTTTAATGTTTATTATTTCTGAATGGATTGGATTTACAAATATTAAAGAGGAAACAATACACCATTCAAAGACTATTTCGGGGTTAGTTATAAACAAAGAAGTTGATGAAAAGTCTAACTACTATATTTATCTCAATATTTTAGATGAAAGAAATGAAGGTATGAAAGAAATAAAAATTATTGTACTATCAGAAAATTTGTGGAATTTAATTGAATTAGATAGAACCTATTTTGTTGTTTATCAGTGGAGTAATAATGAAACGCCTCGATTGGAACAGATAGAAATTAACGATGAATTCAAAGAAATATTTATAAAAGATAAATAGTATTCTTAAAGTAATGAGAGCGTTACTTAAACAGCAAAAATGAAGTTTTCTTTGTTATAGTGATATAGAGCTGGAGGGTATTTTATGAAAAAATCATATCTTTATTTGTTGTTAACTGCTTGCTTCCTCATATTTATTTTAATCTCGAGAAGTTATACAGCGCAGTGGACCAAAGAAACTCATTTTTCAACACCACTAGAAGCACTTATGAATGTAAATGGCCCTTCGTTGAAGGTACTAGAAATAATTGACGAACGTATTTACGAGGGAGATAATTATGGCTATATATTTTTTTACACCCAGTTAAACGAACCAAAAGATTACTATGTTGTTTCGGAATTCAAAAAAGAAACGAACGGTTGGAAGTTTGTTAGTATGTTTGGTGGTGGCCCTGTCGAAAAACATGAAAAAAGTTATTATTTCTATTCTGGTGGATATGAAGATGGTAAACAATTCGGATTAGCAAATCCAGAGGTGTCTTATGTAAGACGTGGGAACCGTGAAGCTGAAATAGTACCGCTACAAAATAACTTGAAAATCTGGTTTATATATAAGCCGTCACTTGAAGATTTAGAATATAATTTAGAATTTTACGATGATAAAGGAGAATTAATTGAACGATAATTAAACTAATGTAAGCAAGAGTGGAACAAGGAGTTTTCGATGCTACATCTCCTATTGTAAAGGTGAGCTTTACTAAAATATCAGAGGTGATTGTTATGAATTTTAAATATAGGTTAAGCGGTTTAGGGTGGGCAAATGGATTCATAGAGGCAAACTCGCAAAGACATTCTTTTACTATTAGCTATTTAAATGATGGTTTAGGAGATTTCCTCTATGCTCTAATGGAGTTAAATTTAAAATGTGTCCCTAATGATGAGGTAAAATCACAAACATCTTGTATATGGTATGCTGAACCAGCTGGAACTAAATTTGAATTTAATCGTACAGATGAGTGGTTAAACATAAAGGTAATTAGTTATGAAGACATTGAACTAAATATAAATGAAAAAGTTGAAATGGACACCTCAGTTCTTTATGACGAGTTATTGTTT
This window harbors:
- a CDS encoding putative signal transducing protein, whose translation is MYEIWFVLVIVFFGIAIFFKIKNTINKERWIVLAHSDVTKINIYKLQNLLTNNGIKSRVEFDDARTNHAVRGYYIGNKGSIRKLMVQEKDLANAKPLLEENK